One Epinephelus moara isolate mb chromosome 20, YSFRI_EMoa_1.0, whole genome shotgun sequence genomic window carries:
- the cep152 gene encoding centrosomal protein of 152 kDa isoform X1 → MSIDFDSAALQTQHDEEEYDQEDYAREQELHKLLTDLPDDMLEDSRDSSPELECSTCSNKNTGGSPKSTWTQQWSDHPRPTSHEQNYEDDYDQHADDEYAYEDGAVQINGHHPQSQPLPHTWNQDHQFNQGDYTYTSMGTEKSTETNDFSVDEYESRPYPQGTNNAVVYNGEGGRRDNQNYGDHNNGRNHFQVSGNLKSTQLDRGVDHHPAHQPKMFTSQAVHQDGQFDHLQREFLDSTQKTADREQLAQLQILNKAQQRQIEDLERKLEDSKRNMRYIEHQLAIAKDEKDGLAVSLKESSQLVEEAKGREVQMQNKLKALEQQVQVLAERDQENTKKQRVAEAAVDSMKQQMLELCRSDTLSKARQQHDRDLAIIKEQHEAALLTLEQKLDSTAQALSEQIDVGQRLREQVKQLERQREEEQLERARVVNALTQRLEESQQQCAKLLQTSAVQEMSQIQVKLQQAQSAKALSENMNKVLQEDLADLKEQITLYESAVKHGVIALDLSTDWESQLSESCVDLGLKKVNRKNGSLHRTALANLSDSKLPKDEALRLLRVEMQRCLSSLKGKRQKISQLQEELQLSQGQVNELQTQLEEAKLCSSVRETSQMKHLDITGESQKEFMRLQEDKRHLQEQVEVLEKKNTELRQSEEKVRSANLELCTKMREMIQELDQEKQEAAQRAERIHQQYRDDVVDRVRTELMLEHDAQVEQLTAQHQQQVQQLQTQLSEANDKILGVQECYISVCTEKDMLEESIRNREKEEALIRENELKMREESGTAVEKLRAELEAQHQASINQLKALWSKQKEAEIQQQVNSQVASAKAAWKEELKQMEKTWVQRLEEARTERHRETAEAACQTDETDASSVTVTAEELDSRLSAQKQQLQLEADKVKRKAVEEARKQAQKELREKHLEDMAKQVEGAVTRAYNRWIEDLTSLPEYQTSLQAEREKWEELLEKHTEQQVSQALRNAEEQWHKKHKNQLEEQTSETQRVEELQEEVAALQSQLEQGRREQAALLKAELAGARAAWNRDKQQEISVIQARTEKVYQSRLQEQRRNLEQALQQTREDTDLHNKELLLQMEAKIQQNLRAREEEWRSQHAEKEQAQRQRVRDELLAELQTGLAKVQSQLLRDPRTDQWGTEDTKRTSGATSEGTIMHIIQTSCKDMVNRAVSQAKKEWTKISEERLSRVLKETQEQHEREIDKIESSVTQRKEQARCRTECAETLGKLQKKNQELQRHLEKACRQLQHSVREHKAAMQRLKDEHERSLQKLKEGHLQQLEEVKRTQESSGSDHQQNVQQGLEEMKQQYLMTVEKIRGDMLRYLQESRERAAEMIHMEVQRERQDTARKMRHYYLTCLQELLEDGGKTTGAEKKIMNAASKLAAMAKVLETPLKSKSGKNFSLQTDCLPGRNAGFTKNQSTLTELPDMRPEGRSNREKSSADSEQKQTAAARTKPLSHQDISASEEAASVDAALKPQTAAHTHLYSYKPSQQIASPSQVEFVNVSVRSKSREMYLQGADNCNDSERQSKPFLIQEAPVRDERRNDWSMTSCDSDTGFHVSSHSYSGRKVEPVKPFSVSAAFASDLGEFAGLTPDVSDLTVYNEIAKNTPHTQTLNLQHAKMGTHREPTPGSDGEKQHGVCFRPLFSELRQRQQDSGFDSPFYQQK, encoded by the exons ATGTCTATTGATTTTGATAGTGCTGCTCTTCAGACACAGCATGATGAAGAGGAATACGACCAAGAGGACTATGCAAGGGAGCAAGAG ctgcaCAAATTGCTTACAGACCTGCCCGATGACATGCTCGAGGATAGCAGAGACTCCTCCCCAGAGCTGGAGTGCTCTACCTGCAGCAATAAAAACACTGGTGGCAG TCCAAAGTCCACATGGACACAGCAATGGTCCGATCATCCAAGGCCGACCTCTCATGAACAG AACTATGAAGATGACTATGATCAACATGCTGATGATGAGTATGCTTATGAGGATGGAGCAGTTCAGATCAATGGACATCACCCTCAAAGTCAACCTCTGCCTCACACCTGGAACCAGGATCATCAGTTCAACCAGGGAGATTATACATACACCAGCATGGGCACAGAAAAATCTACAGAGACCAATGATTTCTCCGTAGACGAGTATGAGTCCAGACCGTACCCTCAAGGCACTAATAATGCTGTAGTTTATAATGGAGAAGGAGGACGCAGAGACAATCAAAACTATGGGGACCACAACAACGGCAGGAACCATTTTCAAGTGAGTGGA AATTTAAAGTCTACACAGTTGGATAGAGGAGTGGATCACCATCCTGCCCATCAGCCAAAGATGTTTACCTCACAGGCCGTTCACCAAGACGGTCAATTTGACCATCTGCAAAGAGAATTCCTTGACTCAACACAAA AAACGGCTGATAGAGAGCAGCTTGCCCAGCTCCAGATTTTAAACAAGGCTCAGCAGAGGCAAATTGAAGACTTGGAGCGAAAACTGGAGGATTCGAAGCGTAATATGAGATATATCGAGCATCAGCTTGCAATTGCCAAAG ATGAAAAGGATGGCCTAGCCGTGAGTCTAAAGGAATCAAGTCAACTGGTTGAAGAGGCCAAAGGGAGAGAGGttcaaatgcaaaacaaattgAAGGCACTGGAGCAGCAAGTACAGGTCCTGGCTGAGAGAGACCAGGAG AACACAAAGAAGCAGAGGGTGGCAGAGGCTGCAGTGGACAGCATGAAGCAGCAGATGTTGGAGCTTTGTCGCTCCGATACCCTGTCCAAAGCGCGGCAGCAGCATGACAGAGACCTTGCCATCATAAAGGAGCAGCATGAGGCTGCACTGTTGACACTGGAGCAGAAGCTCGACTCCACAGCTCAGGCTCTGAGTGAACAG ATTGATGTTGGTCAGAGGTTACGAGAGCAGGTGAAGCAGCTGGAGCGCCAGAGGGAGGAAGAGCAGCTGGAGAGAGCCAGAGTTGTTAACGCCCTTACTCAGCGTCTGGAAGAGAGTCAACAACAATGTGCTAAACTGCTGCAGACGA GTGCAGTGCAGGAGATGAGTCAGATACAAGTCAAACTCCAACAGGCTCAATCAGCCAAAGCACTGagtgaaaacatgaacaaagtGTTACAG GAGGATCTGGCTGATTTGAAGGAGCAGATCACTCTGTATGAATCTGCTGTGAAACACGGTGTCATTGCTTTAGACCTGAGCACTGACTGGGAGAGCCAGCTGTCTGAATCCTGTGTGGATTTAGGATTAAAGAAAGTAAACAGGAAGAATGGCTCACTTCACAG AACTGCCCTGGCTAATCTGTCGGACTCGAAGCTGCCCAAAGATGAAGCTTTGCGGCTGCTGCGAGTGGAGATGCAGCGCTGTCTGAGTAGCTTGAAGGGGAAGCGGCAGAAGATCAgtcagctgcaggaggagctcCAGCTCAGTCAGGGTCAGGTGAACGAGCTGCAGACCCAGTTGGAAGAAGCCAAGCTCTGCTCTTCG GTCAGAGAGACGAGTCAGATGAAACATCTAGACATAACTGGAGAGTCTCAGAAAGAGTTTATGAGACTACAGGAAGACAAACGACACTTGCAGGAACAAGTGGAG GTGTTAGAGAAGAAGAACACGGAGCTGAGACAGAGTGAGGAGAAGGTGAGGTCTGCCAACTTGGAGCTGTGCACCAAGATGAGGGAGATGATCCAGGAACTGGACCAAGAGAAGCAGGAGGCTGCTCAGAG AGCTGAGAGGATTCATCAGCAGTACAGGGACGACGTGGTGGACCGGGTCAGAACCGAGCTCATGCTGGAACACGATGCTCAAGTTGAACAGCTGACTgcacagcatcagcagcaggtCCAACAGTTACA GACCCAGCTGTCTGAGGCCAATGATAAGATTTTGGGTGTGCAAGAGTGCTACATATCCGTCTGCACGGAGAAGGACATGCTTGAAGAAAGCATCCGTAACAGGGAGAAGGAGGAAGCTTTGATCAGGGAAAATGAG CTAAAGATGAGAGAAGAGAGTGGCACAGCTGTGGAGAAGCTACGGGCTGAGCTTGAGGCGCAGCATCAGGCCTCAATAAACCAGCTCAAAGCTCTCTGGTCCAAACAAAAGGAGGCTGAGATCCAGCAGCAGGTGAACTCTCAAGTAGCTTCGGCCAAGGCTGCTTGGAAAGAGGAATTGAAACAG ATGGAGAAGACCTGGGTCCAGAGGCTGGAGGAGGCCAGAACAGAGAGGCACAGAGAGACTGCTGAGGCAGCCTGTCAGACAGATGAGACTGATGCCAGCAGTGTGACAGTTACCGCTGAGGAGCTGGACTCCCGGCTCAGCGCCCAGAAACAGCAGCTGCAACTAGAAGCTGACAAAGTCAAACGCAAAGCTGTGGAGGAAGCCAGGAAACAAGCCCAGAAAGAGCTGCGCGAGAAACACCTGGAGGACATGGCCAAACAG GTTGAAGGTGCTGTAACGAGGGCCTACAATCGCTGGATTGAGGATTTGACTTCATTACCAGAATACCAAACCTCTCTCcaagcagagagggagaaatgggAAGAACTtctagaaaaacacacagagcaacAG GTATCCCAGGCCCTGAGGAACGCAGAGGAGCAGTGGCACAAGAAGCACAAGAACCAGCTGGAGGAGCAGACCTCTGAAACACAGAGGGTGGAGGAGCTCCAAGAGGAGGTGGCAGCTCTACAGAGTCAGCTGGAGCAAGGAAGGAGAGAGCAAGCTGCCCTGCTGAAGGCTGAGCTGGCCGGAGCCAGAGCAGCCTGGAACCGAGACAAACAACAGGAGATCTCTGTCATCCAGGCCCGCACTGAGAAGGTGTACCAAAGCAGGCTGCAAGAGCAGCGCAGAAACCTGGAGCAGGCTTTGCAGCAGACCAGGGAGGATACTGACCTCCACAATAAGGAGCTGCTCCTACAGATGGAGGCCAAGATACAGCAGAATCTGAGGGCCCGAGAGGAGGAGTGGAGAAGTCAGCATGCAGAGAAGGAGCAGGCCCAGAGACAGCGGGTGAGAGATGAATTACTAGCAGAGCTTCAAACTGGTTTGGCCAAGGTCCAGTCACAACTTCTCAGGGATCCCAGAACAGATCAGTGGGGCACTGAAGACACCAAGAGGACCAGCGGGGCCACATCAGAGGGCACAATAATGCACATCATCCAAACATCCTGCAAAGACATGGTCAACAGAGCAGTATCTCAAGCCAAGAAGGAATGGACGAAA ATAAGTGAGGAGAGACTAAGCCGTGTGTTGAAAGAAACGCAGGAGCAGCATGAGAGAGAAATCGACAAAATAGAAA GCTCTGTGACGCAAAGGAAGGAGCAGGCTCGCTGCAGGACGGAGTGCGCTGAGACTTTAGGTAAGCTGCAGAAGAAGAACCAGGAGCTCCAGAGACACTTGGAGAAAGCCTGTCGTCAGCTCCAGCACAGCGTTCGAGAGCACAAAGCAGCCATGCAGCGTCTGAAAG ATGAGCATGAACGCAGCTTACAAAAGTTAAAGGAAGGACACCTGCAGCAGCTAGAGGAGGTGAAGAGAACCCAAGAATCCTCAGG TTCTGATCACCAACAAAATGTCCAGCAAGGCCTCGAGGAGATGAAGCAGCAATACCTGATGACTGTGGAAAAGATCAGAG GAGACATGCTGCGTTACCTTCAGGAGAGTCGGGAGCGAGCAGCCGAGATGATCCACATGGAGGTGCAGAGGGAGAGGCAGGACACTGCCAGAAAGATGAGGCACTATTATCTGACCTGTCTGCAGGAGTTACTGGAGGACGGAGGAAAGACTACAGG GGCTGAGAAGAAAATAATGAATGCTGCAAGCAAGCTGGCAGCCATGGCTAAAGTGCTGGAGACGCCTTTAAAAAGTAAATCTGGAAAGAACTTCAGTTTACAAA CTGACTGCCTTCCAGGAAGAAACGCAGGTTTCACCAAGAACCAGTCAACACTAACTGAGCTCCCTGACATGAGGCCAGAGGGAAGATCCAACAGGGAAAAGTCCTCCGCTGattcagaacaaaaacaaactgctgcagcaaggacaaaaCCTCTGAGTCACCAGGACATTTCTGCATCTGAGGAGGCGGCCTCAGTAGATGCAGCGCTGAAACCCCAaactgctgctcacacacacctctacTCTTACAAACCTTCCCAACAGATTGCTTCTCCATCCCAGGTCGAGTTTGTCAACGTGTCTGTGAGGAGTAAGAGCAGGGAGATGTACCTGCAGGGAGCAGACAACTGCAACGACTCAGAGCGACAGAGCAAACCATTCCTCATCCAGGAGGCTCCTGTCAGAGACGAGAGAAGGAATGACTGGAGCATGACCAGTTGTGACTCAGACACTGGCTTCCATGTTTCTTCACACTCTTACTCAGGGAGGAAAGTAGAACCAGTGAAGCCCTTTTCCGTCTCCGCCGCATTCGCCAGTGACTTAGGAGAGTTTGCTGGCCTCACTCCGGATGTTTCTGACCTTACTGTTTATAATGAAATTGCCAAAAACACACCCCACACCCAGACCTTGAACTTGCAGCATGCAAAGATGGGTACACACAGAGAGCCCACCCCTGGCTCTGACGGTGAGAAGCAGCATGGAGTTTGTTTCAGGCCTCTGTTCTCTGAGTTGAGACAACGCCAGCAGGACAGCGGCTTTGACAGTCCGTTCTACCAACAAAAATGA
- the cep152 gene encoding centrosomal protein of 152 kDa isoform X3: MSIDFDSAALQTQHDEEEYDQEDYAREQELHKLLTDLPDDMLEDSRDSSPELECSTCSNKNTGGSPKSTWTQQWSDHPRPTSHEQNYEDDYDQHADDEYAYEDGAVQINGHHPQSQPLPHTWNQDHQFNQGDYTYTSMGTEKSTETNDFSVDEYESRPYPQGTNNAVVYNGEGGRRDNQNYGDHNNGRNHFQVSGNLKSTQLDRGVDHHPAHQPKMFTSQAVHQDGQFDHLQREFLDSTQKTADREQLAQLQILNKAQQRQIEDLERKLEDSKRNMRYIEHQLAIAKDEKDGLAVSLKESSQLVEEAKGREVQMQNKLKALEQQVQVLAERDQENTKKQRVAEAAVDSMKQQMLELCRSDTLSKARQQHDRDLAIIKEQHEAALLTLEQKLDSTAQALSEQIDVGQRLREQVKQLERQREEEQLERARVVNALTQRLEESQQQCAKLLQTSAVQEMSQIQVKLQQAQSAKALSENMNKVLQEDLADLKEQITLYESAVKHGVIALDLSTDWESQLSESCVDLGLKKVNRKNGSLHRTALANLSDSKLPKDEALRLLRVEMQRCLSSLKGKRQKISQLQEELQLSQGQVNELQTQLEEAKLCSSVRETSQMKHLDITGESQKEFMRLQEDKRHLQEQVEVLEKKNTELRQSEEKVRSANLELCTKMREMIQELDQEKQEAAQRAERIHQQYRDDVVDRVRTELMLEHDAQVEQLTAQHQQQVQQLQTQLSEANDKILGVQECYISVCTEKDMLEESIRNREKEEALIRENELKMREESGTAVEKLRAELEAQHQASINQLKALWSKQKEAEIQQQVNSQVASAKAAWKEELKQMEKTWVQRLEEARTERHRETAEAACQTDETDASSVTVTAEELDSRLSAQKQQLQLEADKVKRKAVEEARKQAQKELREKHLEDMAKQVSQALRNAEEQWHKKHKNQLEEQTSETQRVEELQEEVAALQSQLEQGRREQAALLKAELAGARAAWNRDKQQEISVIQARTEKVYQSRLQEQRRNLEQALQQTREDTDLHNKELLLQMEAKIQQNLRAREEEWRSQHAEKEQAQRQRVRDELLAELQTGLAKVQSQLLRDPRTDQWGTEDTKRTSGATSEGTIMHIIQTSCKDMVNRAVSQAKKEWTKISEERLSRVLKETQEQHEREIDKIESSVTQRKEQARCRTECAETLGKLQKKNQELQRHLEKACRQLQHSVREHKAAMQRLKDEHERSLQKLKEGHLQQLEEVKRTQESSGSDHQQNVQQGLEEMKQQYLMTVEKIRGDMLRYLQESRERAAEMIHMEVQRERQDTARKMRHYYLTCLQELLEDGGKTTGAEKKIMNAASKLAAMAKVLETPLKSKSGKNFSLQTDCLPGRNAGFTKNQSTLTELPDMRPEGRSNREKSSADSEQKQTAAARTKPLSHQDISASEEAASVDAALKPQTAAHTHLYSYKPSQQIASPSQVEFVNVSVRSKSREMYLQGADNCNDSERQSKPFLIQEAPVRDERRNDWSMTSCDSDTGFHVSSHSYSGRKVEPVKPFSVSAAFASDLGEFAGLTPDVSDLTVYNEIAKNTPHTQTLNLQHAKMGTHREPTPGSDGEKQHGVCFRPLFSELRQRQQDSGFDSPFYQQK; this comes from the exons ATGTCTATTGATTTTGATAGTGCTGCTCTTCAGACACAGCATGATGAAGAGGAATACGACCAAGAGGACTATGCAAGGGAGCAAGAG ctgcaCAAATTGCTTACAGACCTGCCCGATGACATGCTCGAGGATAGCAGAGACTCCTCCCCAGAGCTGGAGTGCTCTACCTGCAGCAATAAAAACACTGGTGGCAG TCCAAAGTCCACATGGACACAGCAATGGTCCGATCATCCAAGGCCGACCTCTCATGAACAG AACTATGAAGATGACTATGATCAACATGCTGATGATGAGTATGCTTATGAGGATGGAGCAGTTCAGATCAATGGACATCACCCTCAAAGTCAACCTCTGCCTCACACCTGGAACCAGGATCATCAGTTCAACCAGGGAGATTATACATACACCAGCATGGGCACAGAAAAATCTACAGAGACCAATGATTTCTCCGTAGACGAGTATGAGTCCAGACCGTACCCTCAAGGCACTAATAATGCTGTAGTTTATAATGGAGAAGGAGGACGCAGAGACAATCAAAACTATGGGGACCACAACAACGGCAGGAACCATTTTCAAGTGAGTGGA AATTTAAAGTCTACACAGTTGGATAGAGGAGTGGATCACCATCCTGCCCATCAGCCAAAGATGTTTACCTCACAGGCCGTTCACCAAGACGGTCAATTTGACCATCTGCAAAGAGAATTCCTTGACTCAACACAAA AAACGGCTGATAGAGAGCAGCTTGCCCAGCTCCAGATTTTAAACAAGGCTCAGCAGAGGCAAATTGAAGACTTGGAGCGAAAACTGGAGGATTCGAAGCGTAATATGAGATATATCGAGCATCAGCTTGCAATTGCCAAAG ATGAAAAGGATGGCCTAGCCGTGAGTCTAAAGGAATCAAGTCAACTGGTTGAAGAGGCCAAAGGGAGAGAGGttcaaatgcaaaacaaattgAAGGCACTGGAGCAGCAAGTACAGGTCCTGGCTGAGAGAGACCAGGAG AACACAAAGAAGCAGAGGGTGGCAGAGGCTGCAGTGGACAGCATGAAGCAGCAGATGTTGGAGCTTTGTCGCTCCGATACCCTGTCCAAAGCGCGGCAGCAGCATGACAGAGACCTTGCCATCATAAAGGAGCAGCATGAGGCTGCACTGTTGACACTGGAGCAGAAGCTCGACTCCACAGCTCAGGCTCTGAGTGAACAG ATTGATGTTGGTCAGAGGTTACGAGAGCAGGTGAAGCAGCTGGAGCGCCAGAGGGAGGAAGAGCAGCTGGAGAGAGCCAGAGTTGTTAACGCCCTTACTCAGCGTCTGGAAGAGAGTCAACAACAATGTGCTAAACTGCTGCAGACGA GTGCAGTGCAGGAGATGAGTCAGATACAAGTCAAACTCCAACAGGCTCAATCAGCCAAAGCACTGagtgaaaacatgaacaaagtGTTACAG GAGGATCTGGCTGATTTGAAGGAGCAGATCACTCTGTATGAATCTGCTGTGAAACACGGTGTCATTGCTTTAGACCTGAGCACTGACTGGGAGAGCCAGCTGTCTGAATCCTGTGTGGATTTAGGATTAAAGAAAGTAAACAGGAAGAATGGCTCACTTCACAG AACTGCCCTGGCTAATCTGTCGGACTCGAAGCTGCCCAAAGATGAAGCTTTGCGGCTGCTGCGAGTGGAGATGCAGCGCTGTCTGAGTAGCTTGAAGGGGAAGCGGCAGAAGATCAgtcagctgcaggaggagctcCAGCTCAGTCAGGGTCAGGTGAACGAGCTGCAGACCCAGTTGGAAGAAGCCAAGCTCTGCTCTTCG GTCAGAGAGACGAGTCAGATGAAACATCTAGACATAACTGGAGAGTCTCAGAAAGAGTTTATGAGACTACAGGAAGACAAACGACACTTGCAGGAACAAGTGGAG GTGTTAGAGAAGAAGAACACGGAGCTGAGACAGAGTGAGGAGAAGGTGAGGTCTGCCAACTTGGAGCTGTGCACCAAGATGAGGGAGATGATCCAGGAACTGGACCAAGAGAAGCAGGAGGCTGCTCAGAG AGCTGAGAGGATTCATCAGCAGTACAGGGACGACGTGGTGGACCGGGTCAGAACCGAGCTCATGCTGGAACACGATGCTCAAGTTGAACAGCTGACTgcacagcatcagcagcaggtCCAACAGTTACA GACCCAGCTGTCTGAGGCCAATGATAAGATTTTGGGTGTGCAAGAGTGCTACATATCCGTCTGCACGGAGAAGGACATGCTTGAAGAAAGCATCCGTAACAGGGAGAAGGAGGAAGCTTTGATCAGGGAAAATGAG CTAAAGATGAGAGAAGAGAGTGGCACAGCTGTGGAGAAGCTACGGGCTGAGCTTGAGGCGCAGCATCAGGCCTCAATAAACCAGCTCAAAGCTCTCTGGTCCAAACAAAAGGAGGCTGAGATCCAGCAGCAGGTGAACTCTCAAGTAGCTTCGGCCAAGGCTGCTTGGAAAGAGGAATTGAAACAG ATGGAGAAGACCTGGGTCCAGAGGCTGGAGGAGGCCAGAACAGAGAGGCACAGAGAGACTGCTGAGGCAGCCTGTCAGACAGATGAGACTGATGCCAGCAGTGTGACAGTTACCGCTGAGGAGCTGGACTCCCGGCTCAGCGCCCAGAAACAGCAGCTGCAACTAGAAGCTGACAAAGTCAAACGCAAAGCTGTGGAGGAAGCCAGGAAACAAGCCCAGAAAGAGCTGCGCGAGAAACACCTGGAGGACATGGCCAAACAG GTATCCCAGGCCCTGAGGAACGCAGAGGAGCAGTGGCACAAGAAGCACAAGAACCAGCTGGAGGAGCAGACCTCTGAAACACAGAGGGTGGAGGAGCTCCAAGAGGAGGTGGCAGCTCTACAGAGTCAGCTGGAGCAAGGAAGGAGAGAGCAAGCTGCCCTGCTGAAGGCTGAGCTGGCCGGAGCCAGAGCAGCCTGGAACCGAGACAAACAACAGGAGATCTCTGTCATCCAGGCCCGCACTGAGAAGGTGTACCAAAGCAGGCTGCAAGAGCAGCGCAGAAACCTGGAGCAGGCTTTGCAGCAGACCAGGGAGGATACTGACCTCCACAATAAGGAGCTGCTCCTACAGATGGAGGCCAAGATACAGCAGAATCTGAGGGCCCGAGAGGAGGAGTGGAGAAGTCAGCATGCAGAGAAGGAGCAGGCCCAGAGACAGCGGGTGAGAGATGAATTACTAGCAGAGCTTCAAACTGGTTTGGCCAAGGTCCAGTCACAACTTCTCAGGGATCCCAGAACAGATCAGTGGGGCACTGAAGACACCAAGAGGACCAGCGGGGCCACATCAGAGGGCACAATAATGCACATCATCCAAACATCCTGCAAAGACATGGTCAACAGAGCAGTATCTCAAGCCAAGAAGGAATGGACGAAA ATAAGTGAGGAGAGACTAAGCCGTGTGTTGAAAGAAACGCAGGAGCAGCATGAGAGAGAAATCGACAAAATAGAAA GCTCTGTGACGCAAAGGAAGGAGCAGGCTCGCTGCAGGACGGAGTGCGCTGAGACTTTAGGTAAGCTGCAGAAGAAGAACCAGGAGCTCCAGAGACACTTGGAGAAAGCCTGTCGTCAGCTCCAGCACAGCGTTCGAGAGCACAAAGCAGCCATGCAGCGTCTGAAAG ATGAGCATGAACGCAGCTTACAAAAGTTAAAGGAAGGACACCTGCAGCAGCTAGAGGAGGTGAAGAGAACCCAAGAATCCTCAGG TTCTGATCACCAACAAAATGTCCAGCAAGGCCTCGAGGAGATGAAGCAGCAATACCTGATGACTGTGGAAAAGATCAGAG GAGACATGCTGCGTTACCTTCAGGAGAGTCGGGAGCGAGCAGCCGAGATGATCCACATGGAGGTGCAGAGGGAGAGGCAGGACACTGCCAGAAAGATGAGGCACTATTATCTGACCTGTCTGCAGGAGTTACTGGAGGACGGAGGAAAGACTACAGG GGCTGAGAAGAAAATAATGAATGCTGCAAGCAAGCTGGCAGCCATGGCTAAAGTGCTGGAGACGCCTTTAAAAAGTAAATCTGGAAAGAACTTCAGTTTACAAA CTGACTGCCTTCCAGGAAGAAACGCAGGTTTCACCAAGAACCAGTCAACACTAACTGAGCTCCCTGACATGAGGCCAGAGGGAAGATCCAACAGGGAAAAGTCCTCCGCTGattcagaacaaaaacaaactgctgcagcaaggacaaaaCCTCTGAGTCACCAGGACATTTCTGCATCTGAGGAGGCGGCCTCAGTAGATGCAGCGCTGAAACCCCAaactgctgctcacacacacctctacTCTTACAAACCTTCCCAACAGATTGCTTCTCCATCCCAGGTCGAGTTTGTCAACGTGTCTGTGAGGAGTAAGAGCAGGGAGATGTACCTGCAGGGAGCAGACAACTGCAACGACTCAGAGCGACAGAGCAAACCATTCCTCATCCAGGAGGCTCCTGTCAGAGACGAGAGAAGGAATGACTGGAGCATGACCAGTTGTGACTCAGACACTGGCTTCCATGTTTCTTCACACTCTTACTCAGGGAGGAAAGTAGAACCAGTGAAGCCCTTTTCCGTCTCCGCCGCATTCGCCAGTGACTTAGGAGAGTTTGCTGGCCTCACTCCGGATGTTTCTGACCTTACTGTTTATAATGAAATTGCCAAAAACACACCCCACACCCAGACCTTGAACTTGCAGCATGCAAAGATGGGTACACACAGAGAGCCCACCCCTGGCTCTGACGGTGAGAAGCAGCATGGAGTTTGTTTCAGGCCTCTGTTCTCTGAGTTGAGACAACGCCAGCAGGACAGCGGCTTTGACAGTCCGTTCTACCAACAAAAATGA